CCGGCATGGAGCGCCAGGCCCTGGAGGTTGTCCTCCAGGATCCAGCCGTGCTGGGCGGCGGTGCGTGGGAACGTTTCGAGGCATCGCACTTCTCCACCCCTGCGTACGGTGCGGTCCATGCGGCCATCAGGGCCACCGGCCTCGCGCACGCGGGGGATCCTGTGGCGTGGGTGGAGCAGATCCGCCAGGAAGTTCCCGAGCCGCTGCGCTCGTTGGTCTCGGAACTCGCTGTAACGCCGTTGCCGGCCAGCACTCCGGAGGCCATGCAGCGGTACTGCCGGGATATCCTGGCCAGGCTCTTCGAGCTGCAGATCACCCGGATCAAAGCGGACAAGATGGGCCAGCTCCAGCGACTCGATGCTGCTTCCAACCCCGAGGACTTCCAGCGCCTGAACCGGGAGCTGATGCAGCTGGAAATGGAGCGCCGGGCGCTTCGGGCGGACGGCTGAGGGCTCGATTTCGTTTTCCAGCGAGGCCCTGTTAAGCTAGTAACCGCTTCATTCCTCCGTAGCTCAATTGGCAGAGCATTCGACTGTTAATCGAAGGGTTACTGGTTCAAGTCCAGTCGGAGGAGCATCAGGACCCCGTGCCGGCTTACCGCTGGTGCGGGGTCCGCTTTTTTCAGACGAAATCCATTTCCACCTGCAGGAAGCGCGCAGCCTCGGTGACAGCCGCCGCAAACGATTCCTGCTCGGTGGGCGGTGTCCTGGGTTCACGGGGATGCCATTCGTGCGGGGCGGAGTACACGCGGGTGAAGCCGCCCCCCGGTGGCGCGTAGAAGATGCCGAACCTTTGGACAGGCCACTCGGGCGAGGTTTCGGGGGCAACCAGCAACGCGGCGTCGGTTTCCGGGTTGTACCACTGGGCTATGGGTCTCCGGCGGTCGTCCGTGAAGAGTCCCGCCGCGTAAAGGGCTGCCGACTGCGCACTGGTGACCGAGCACAGCCGGTCCCACCACAGGGGCAGGATGCGCTCATCTCGCCGCTGCCACGGTGCCGGAAGCGGCTGCAGTTCTTGCCAATGTGGCACACCTCAACTTTATCGCCAGGGCGGTGCCCGGAAAAGGGGAGGCGCTACCGGGACAGCCCCAGCCGTGGATAGAGGACTTCGAAGCCCTTGGTGAGGCCATCGTTCAGCGCGATTCCCACGTGTCCGCCATTAGGTACCTCATAGTAGGTGACCGCCATGCCGGAAGCCTGGGCCGCAGCGGAGACGGCCTTGGCCGCCGCCACATAGGCGATGTCGTCGGAGCCTGCCGTGAAGACTGCCGTTGTATGCGGAAATTGCTTGCCACTCATGATGTTGATGGGCTTCTGTGCGTCATAGGCGGCCTGGTTGCCACCGAAGATCTCGGCCAGGTTGCCGGCAGGGTCTTCTGCCCCGGGGAATTCCTCGCCCGAGATGTCCACCACGTTGCCCCACAAATCGGGGTACTTGACTGCGAACGAGATGGCGCACTGGCCTCCGTTGGAGTACCCGGCGATGCTCCAGTGGTCGCGGTCGGTCAGGATGTTCAGGTTGGCCTTGGCCCAGTTGACGACGTCCTCGTTGATGTACTTCTGGACGTTCCCATACTTGGCGGTGTCCAGGCAGAGCGTGTCATCCTGATCCGGGCCGATTTGGTCCGCGACGATGGCGATGGGGGCCAGTCCGTTGTTTTTTGCAGCGAACTCGTCCAGGGCCGCAGAGACGTATTGCGGGTCGGGGAGCCCTGGTTGGCCCATCATCAGCACAAACAGGGGCAATTTGGGCGGATTCTCAGTCAGGGCTGCGGGAGGCAGGTAGATCCCCGCAGGACGGGCATTGAATCCTGAAGACGTGGCAGGGATGACCTGGGTTCCGGCTTTACCGTGGGCAGGCATGTTGGCCGGAGGTTTCCAGTTTTGCCACAGGGGACCGGCCGGATTGGAGGCGTTCGGGTCGGGTTTGCTGAGATGGATGGTGCCCTCAGTGGAGATGCCCAGCGCCGAACCCAACGTCTTGTTCAGCCCGAACTCGGTGTTGATGCCGAGGGCGGCCACCAGGGCAAACACGGGAATGGATACCGCTGCCACTACTTTTCGCCAGGGTCGGCTGCGCCGGAAGCTCACCACAGCCAGACCCAGCCCACCGAAGCAGGCCAGTGCCCAGAACCATACCCGTGGCGTGAGTCCAACGTGGAAGACGTCCATGACGTCCTCCACGATCCACACCGTCAACCAGCCCACCAGGACGGCGACGGCGACGGCGAGCACCGCAGTGAGGGCCCACCGGGCCGATGGCTTAAGGAAAAGCACCAGGAAGAAGGCCATTCCGATCACCGCGGCGATTGTCATCACGGCAGGGCCGCTGATCTCGATCTTCAGGATGGTATTCAATGTCGTCCTACCCTCCTCAATGTCATGCTGCTGGCTCCCTGGCAACCATCTGGCGGAGAAGTCCCGCACTTTGGGCGGGGGAGAGGCCCGGCAGGTAGGCCGAGCCTACGGCCATGCCGATGGCGGGCAGGGCCAGCGGGTCCGGGTAGTACATGTACAACGTCCGGTGTTCGGGCTGGAACCTGGACTTGAAGGCGGCCAAGGACTTGAAGCCGTACATGGGTTCCAGCGCATTTCCCAGCAGCGCCAGGACCCGGTCCAACGCGCTGTGGTCGCCGTCGTCCGTGCCCGCGCCGCTGTTGGCGAGGGGCGACCCGGACAGCGAAATGCTGGGGACATTTTCCTTGAAATGGGTAACTGCAGAGGCGATGAGGAACTCCATGACGCCCTTGAACCCCGTGGTGCGGCGCCGCATGAAGTCCAGGGTCCACCCGGTGATGGAGCCGTTGCTGAAGACCGGCAGCCAGCTGGTCACTCCATGGACCAGTCCGTCGTCGTCCACCGCCACGCAACAAAGGACCTCCGGATCCTTGAGCTCGTTCAGGCCGCCAAGGGTAAACCCCATCTCGGGGAGGGCTTTGTCTGCGACCCATTCCTCGGAGATCTCCGCCAGTTGCGCCCTGATCCCGGGAGGCATGTCCCGGTAGTGGTACCAGTAATCCTTGATGGACAGCTTGTCCGCACGGTTCAATGCCGTGCGGACGTTTTGCCACTCTTTGCCTTTGAATGTCATCGCCTGCACGTTAAGCAGTGTCTCCTCCGCCACTTCAAGTTTCCTGAAGCCCTGCGGGAGAAGCGCTGCATCCAGCTCGTCCGTCGCCGAGTAGAAGCAGGGGATCAGCCCCAGCCGGGAGCAATGGCCAAGGAATCCCGTGGCTGCCTCCCCGTGATGTTCCGTGGTCCCAATCGGCCCGGCTACCGTCAAAGCGACCCCGTTGTGGACCTGGTAGGCCACGCCGGCGCGCCGGTCCGGAGTGAACCAGTACTGGTTGTTGTCCCACAGGGTCATCCATGACAGGGTGCCGCCACCGTCATGCAGCAGCTCGCGGGCATGTCCCAGGTCCGCGGCAGGATCGGTGGCTATTGCCCGGAACCGCCTGAAGTTGTTCAGGACCAGCACCAGGATGCACAGCCAAATAATGTCTCCGCCCAAGCCGTAAAGGACGGTGCTCAGCAGCCCCTGGGGCAGGGCGACAACGAAGGGCACGGGAAACGGAACCAGGATATGGGTCAGTTGCCCGGCCAGGTCCAGCAGGGTGGACCGTCCCGGGTTGCCCTCCAGGAACCAAAAAACGATGTACAGCACGACGGCGGCGACGGCCAGGGTGAGCGTGGTCCGCCCCAAGGTGCGGTATCCGGCATCGCTGGACTCCACCCGGAACTTGTGCCGGTTTCCCAGGAGCAGCGTCAGGATGATGACCGGGGCCAGGACTGCCGGTACTGCGTACAGCAGCAGGTAGCCGAAGTCGTCATCACCCATGGTGACCTCGGGATCTGTCACGTATTGAAGAATCGACAGGACGGTAACAGCGGCCAAGTACGCCTGGATGACCAACGTCAGGCGGTAGGCGAGCCGACGGCCACGCCTGAGCCCTTCAGCGCAGACCAGCAGAAGCAGGACAGGGATCAGGGTCAGTATGGCCGCGCCGAAACTTTGGACACCCACGATCCCCTGCAAGGTCACGCAGTTCCTGTCGTTGCCACAGGCTTCCTGGACTTCGTCCGCGTCCGGGCTTGCCTGGAGCATGACTTCGGAGACCACCGAGAGCGGCCCGACCTCCCACGTGCCGGTCAGTTGCGTCAGCAAAGGCCCGACGGCGAAGACCCCCACCACAGTGCCGATCAGGAACCTGGTCTCCCGAAGGCTGGACGAATGAAAGGATCCTTCCCTGCGGCGGAGTGCCAGGGACTGGATGGCCCAGCCAGCCAGGATACCGATCACGGCACCGGCAAGAGCCTGGAGGGTCTGGGCGACGCCGACGAAAAGCGCGAACATCAGCGTGGCGGCCAGCAACCACGTCCGCAGCCGCCGACGCCACAGGGAGTCGAGGGCCGCCGTCGAACATCCCAAGGCGGCGGCAGCCCCGCCATAGGCACCAACCGCGTATTCACCGCCGAGGAAGCTGAGCCATTGGTCGCTGGCATCGGTTCCGAAGGTCACCAGCCCCACCAGCACCAAGGCGCTGAGGGCTGAGCCCGCGACGAAAGCTGCAAGGGCAAGCCAGGGGCCCATGACGCGCTCGGCGATTCCCACGCCCAGCAGGATCGCTGCCGTGCAGGCAACGTAGTCAAGCAGGGAAGAGGCAAAGAACCCGGAAGTGAAAACGGACCACCAAGGCCCGGGCTCCACGGCCAGGCCGAGGCCCACCTGATCCAGGAGGTCAACGCTGGGGCCGTTGAGCAGGCTCCCCGTGGCAATACCCAGGAGCCACAGCACGGCGGCCAGAGCCAACGTCAGTGGCAACCTCCGCAAGGCGGCCACGCCGCGAAGGGTACCCCTGAATGCCACAGCCGTGCTCATGTGATGTCCCCTTCACCGGTCAGGCACCGGTTAGCCCGGTTGGCCACCATTCTGCCTTGCGTGAAGCCGCAGGGGGAGAGGTCGGGGGTGTCGCGGCCTTCGGTTGTCGGCCTAATCCCGCTTCCAGGGGCCCGGATTGACGCGGTACAGCACGGCAGCGCCGATGACTGCGCCGAGAATGGCACCGAACAGTGCGCTCCCGGCGGCGCGGCCGATCAGGGCACCGGCGACAGCACCGAGCATGGCGCCGAGGAAGAGGCCACGGCCGTTGCGGTGCGGTTTCTTGGTCATGTTCACAGCCTACGGGCTCGCCGCTAGTGGATGGAGGGGACCGTCCGGGGACGGACCACCAGCCACAGGGCCGCGATGGACCCGCTGAGGCACACAGCCATCACTGATCCCATGGGCACTGCGGAGCCGACGCCGAGCCAGCCGACGATGGGAGGGACAATGCCGGCCATCATGAACTGGGAAGCGCCCAAGAGGGACGCCGCGGTGCCGGCCTGTGCACCGTGTTTCGCCAAGGACAGCACCTGGACGCAGGGGAACATGAAACCAGTTGCGCAAATGTAGAACCACAGCGGAATCAGGATGCCCCACAATCCAACATGGGACAGATCAAGGACGATGATCAGGGCGGCCATCAGCACCATGAAGAGGGTTGCTCCGGCCACGATCCACTGGGGAGCCACACGTCGAATGAGGCGTGAGCTGATCTGGACACCTGCAACAATGCCCAGCGAGTTGATGCCGAAGAGCAGGCCATACTCCTGGGGGGAAAAGCCGTAGACATCCTGGAACAGGAAAGTGGAGGCCGACAGGTACGCGAAGAGGCCACCAAAGTTCAGGCTTCCCACCATCACCATGCCAACGAAGATCCTGTCACCCAGGACCGATTTGTAGCGCTGGACCACGGTGCTGCTGGACTTGCCCCGCTGGTCAGCCGGAAGCGTCTCACGGATGAAGAAGATCGATGCCAGGATCACCAGGAGGCCGTAACACGCCAGGAAGTAGAAAATGCCCGGCCAGGGAAACGCCAACAACAACTGGGAGCCGATAACGGGCGCGAGGATGGGGGCCAGGCCGTTGACCAGTGACATCCGGGAGAACATCTTGACCATTGAATAGCCGTGGAAAAGGTCCCGGACCATCGCCATGGCCACCACGCCACCACCGGCGGCACCAATGCCCATGAGCACCCGGAACAGGGACAGCATGCCGATGTCCGTCGACAGTGCGGCGCCCAGGGAGGAACCGATGTGGACGGCCGTGGCCAGGATCAGCGGCAGTCGGCGACCCACCTTGTCGCTGAAAGGTCCCACTACCAACTGGCCCAGACCAAAACCAACGGTAGTCCCGGTCAGGGTGAGCTGGATAGCAGCTGCTGAGACGTCGAAACTCTTTTCCAAGGCAGGGAAAGCCGGGAGGTAGAGATCGATCGTGAAAGGACCCAAAGCAGTCAGGGCCCCCAGCAGGAGGATGTAGACAAGTTTTTCGCGTCGGCTCAGGGAATCGCCCGGAGCTGTTGGAGAGGTCACGATCATCAATCCTATGGCCTAGATCATATTTATTGGGCCTATGACGGGCGCGCCGGAGCGTGCTCCGAAAGTTGAGAAGGAACCTGAATGATAGTTTTGTGGACAGGTGCGCGCGGCGATCCTTATCCGGCCGCGTTCGCCCTCACGATGCCCAGAGGAAGCAGTTAGGCGGAACCCATGAGTGGACGTCACACCGGCCGGACCAGTCAAGGACCAGCCATTCGTACTTTGCCGAAGACCCTCAAGCTCGTTGCGCGGTTGGCCCCCAGGCAAATCAACGACGAAATTGCCTTGGCCAAGGTGGAACTCAAACGCAAGGCAACGCAAGTTGGCGTCGCAGGCGCCTTCTTTGGCGTGGCACTGGTTTTCTTGGCACTTTTGGTGATCGCGCTGGTAGTTGCCGCGATTCTTGGCCTGGCCACCATCATGCCCGGCTGGCTCGCCGCACTGATCGTTGCGGCGTTCTTCCTGGTGGTGGTTGCCATCGCTGCGCTGATCGGCATCGCCAAGTTCAAGAAGGCCATGCCGTTGGTACCTGAAGACACCATCCGCGGCTTCAAGCATGATCTCGGCATCGCCAAGGAAGGCTCGGCCTTCGACGAGTCCATTCTGGATCCGAACTCCCCTGCAGCAAAGGCTGCCAAGGCCGAGAAGGAAGCCGCCGCGCAGAAGGCCAAGGCAGAGAAGGCAGCGAAGGAAGCTGCCAAGGAAGCCGACGCCGTCAAGGCTCCCACGGAAGCCGAACTTCGGTCCCGCCTGAAGAAGCGCCGCCAGCACCTTACGGGTGTACGCGACGAGCTGGGCGAGCAGTTGGACGTCAAGAAACAGGGCCAGGCCTTGCTGGAAAGCGCCAACGGCAAGTTCCAGGAGGGCAGGGAATTCGCTGCTGCCAAGCTTGCGGACATCAACGCCTCTGTACCCCAGAGCCTGGGCGAGCGGCTCGCCGCCCGCTGGAAGGACCTCGCAGCATTCGCCACGGCTGCAGTCGTCTTCGTTGTTGCATTGAGGAAGTTGCTGCAGAAGTAGCAGCAGCCGGCAGCACCGAACACTGGACATGAGGAAAGGGGGACAAGATGAAATTGATCGGTGCCGGCTCGCACCCGGATCGGCCGCAGGTCGACCATGATTCCATCGTCACCGTCCCCAACATCCTCACCGTCCTGCGTTTCATGGGTGTGCCCCTGTTCGTGTGGCTCGTGCTCTCCGAACAGGAGTATGGCTTCGCTGTCCTGGTGCTGATCATCATGGGCAGCACGGACTGGGTGGATGGGTACATCGCCCGGCGCTTCGACCAGACGTCCAAG
This Paenarthrobacter sp. GOM3 DNA region includes the following protein-coding sequences:
- a CDS encoding alpha/beta hydrolase, which translates into the protein MNTILKIEISGPAVMTIAAVIGMAFFLVLFLKPSARWALTAVLAVAVAVLVGWLTVWIVEDVMDVFHVGLTPRVWFWALACFGGLGLAVVSFRRSRPWRKVVAAVSIPVFALVAALGINTEFGLNKTLGSALGISTEGTIHLSKPDPNASNPAGPLWQNWKPPANMPAHGKAGTQVIPATSSGFNARPAGIYLPPAALTENPPKLPLFVLMMGQPGLPDPQYVSAALDEFAAKNNGLAPIAIVADQIGPDQDDTLCLDTAKYGNVQKYINEDVVNWAKANLNILTDRDHWSIAGYSNGGQCAISFAVKYPDLWGNVVDISGEEFPGAEDPAGNLAEIFGGNQAAYDAQKPINIMSGKQFPHTTAVFTAGSDDIAYVAAAKAVSAAAQASGMAVTYYEVPNGGHVGIALNDGLTKGFEVLYPRLGLSR
- a CDS encoding bifunctional lysylphosphatidylglycerol flippase/synthetase MprF translates to MSTAVAFRGTLRGVAALRRLPLTLALAAVLWLLGIATGSLLNGPSVDLLDQVGLGLAVEPGPWWSVFTSGFFASSLLDYVACTAAILLGVGIAERVMGPWLALAAFVAGSALSALVLVGLVTFGTDASDQWLSFLGGEYAVGAYGGAAAALGCSTAALDSLWRRRLRTWLLAATLMFALFVGVAQTLQALAGAVIGILAGWAIQSLALRRREGSFHSSSLRETRFLIGTVVGVFAVGPLLTQLTGTWEVGPLSVVSEVMLQASPDADEVQEACGNDRNCVTLQGIVGVQSFGAAILTLIPVLLLLVCAEGLRRGRRLAYRLTLVIQAYLAAVTVLSILQYVTDPEVTMGDDDFGYLLLYAVPAVLAPVIILTLLLGNRHKFRVESSDAGYRTLGRTTLTLAVAAVVLYIVFWFLEGNPGRSTLLDLAGQLTHILVPFPVPFVVALPQGLLSTVLYGLGGDIIWLCILVLVLNNFRRFRAIATDPAADLGHARELLHDGGGTLSWMTLWDNNQYWFTPDRRAGVAYQVHNGVALTVAGPIGTTEHHGEAATGFLGHCSRLGLIPCFYSATDELDAALLPQGFRKLEVAEETLLNVQAMTFKGKEWQNVRTALNRADKLSIKDYWYHYRDMPPGIRAQLAEISEEWVADKALPEMGFTLGGLNELKDPEVLCCVAVDDDGLVHGVTSWLPVFSNGSITGWTLDFMRRRTTGFKGVMEFLIASAVTHFKENVPSISLSGSPLANSGAGTDDGDHSALDRVLALLGNALEPMYGFKSLAAFKSRFQPEHRTLYMYYPDPLALPAIGMAVGSAYLPGLSPAQSAGLLRQMVAREPAA
- a CDS encoding glycine zipper domain-containing protein, which produces MTKKPHRNGRGLFLGAMLGAVAGALIGRAAGSALFGAILGAVIGAAVLYRVNPGPWKRD
- a CDS encoding multidrug effflux MFS transporter; translated protein: MIVTSPTAPGDSLSRREKLVYILLLGALTALGPFTIDLYLPAFPALEKSFDVSAAAIQLTLTGTTVGFGLGQLVVGPFSDKVGRRLPLILATAVHIGSSLGAALSTDIGMLSLFRVLMGIGAAGGGVVAMAMVRDLFHGYSMVKMFSRMSLVNGLAPILAPVIGSQLLLAFPWPGIFYFLACYGLLVILASIFFIRETLPADQRGKSSSTVVQRYKSVLGDRIFVGMVMVGSLNFGGLFAYLSASTFLFQDVYGFSPQEYGLLFGINSLGIVAGVQISSRLIRRVAPQWIVAGATLFMVLMAALIIVLDLSHVGLWGILIPLWFYICATGFMFPCVQVLSLAKHGAQAGTAASLLGASQFMMAGIVPPIVGWLGVGSAVPMGSVMAVCLSGSIAALWLVVRPRTVPSIH
- a CDS encoding phage holin family protein; translated protein: MSGRHTGRTSQGPAIRTLPKTLKLVARLAPRQINDEIALAKVELKRKATQVGVAGAFFGVALVFLALLVIALVVAAILGLATIMPGWLAALIVAAFFLVVVAIAALIGIAKFKKAMPLVPEDTIRGFKHDLGIAKEGSAFDESILDPNSPAAKAAKAEKEAAAQKAKAEKAAKEAAKEADAVKAPTEAELRSRLKKRRQHLTGVRDELGEQLDVKKQGQALLESANGKFQEGREFAAAKLADINASVPQSLGERLAARWKDLAAFATAAVVFVVALRKLLQK